The Engraulis encrasicolus isolate BLACKSEA-1 chromosome 22, IST_EnEncr_1.0, whole genome shotgun sequence genome includes a region encoding these proteins:
- the mc1r gene encoding melanocyte-stimulating hormone receptor produces MNLSAHHHHHLTIKNFDNSQLLYGEDNFTHNFTTGDNNHTLQCANILMPQELFLTLGLVSLVENILVVLAIIKNRNLHSPMYYFICCLAVSDMLVSVSNVVETVFMMLHDNGFITMMPSMMQHLDNVIDIMICSSVVSSLSFLCTIAADRYITIFYALRYHSIMTTQRAATIIVVVWSASITASSFFIFYYTNKAVIICLVTFFIITLVFTAVLYLHMFILAHVHSRRIMAFNKSRRQATSMKGAITLTILLGVFIVCWGPFFLHLILILTCPQAPLCKCFFSYFNLFLILIICNSLIDPLIYAYRSQELRKTLKELVFCSLCCVI; encoded by the coding sequence ATGAACCTGAGCgcgcatcaccatcaccacctcacCATAAAGAACTTCGACAACAGCCAGCTGTTGTACGGGGAGGACAACTTCACCCATAACTTCACCACGGGCGACAACAACCACACATTGCAATGCGCCAACATTCTGATGCCCCAGGAGCTGTTTTTAACCCTGGGCTTGGTGAGCCTGGTGGAGAACATCTTGGTTGTCCTCGCCATCATCAAAAACAGGAACCTGCACTCTCCAATGTACTACTTCATCTGCTGCCTCGCCGTCTCCGACATGCTGGTGAGCGTGAGCAACGTGGTGGAGACGGTGTTCATGATGCTGCACGATAACGGATTTATCACCATGATGCCCAGCATGATGCAGCACCTGGACAATGTTATAGACATCATGATTTGTAGCTCAGTGGTGTCCTCCCTGTCTTTCCTGTGCACCATCGCTGCCGACCGCTATATCACCATCTTTTACGCGCTGAGGTACCACAGCATCATGACGACGCAGCGCGCTGCCACCATCATCGTCGTAGTGTGGTCGGCCAGCATCACCGCCAGCAGCTTTTTCATTTTCTACTACACCAACAAAGCGGTCATCATCTGCCTCGTGACCTTCTTCATCATCACGCTGGTCTTCACGGCGGTGCTCTACCTGCACATGTTCATTCTGGCGCACGTGCACTCCAGGCGCATCATGGCATTCAATAAGAGTCGCCGCCAAGCCACGAGTATGAAAGGCGCGATCACTCTCACCATTCTTCTAGGCGTCTTCATCGTTTGCTGGGGACCGTTTTTCCTTCATCTGATCTTGATCCTGACCTGTCCCCAGGCCCCGCTTTGCAAGTGTTTCTTCAGCTACTTCAACCTGTTTCTGATTCTCATTATTTGCAACTCTCTTATCGACCCGCTGATTTACGCGTACCGTAGCCAGGAACTGCGCAAGACGTTGAAAGAGTTGGTTTTCTGCTCCTTGTGTTGTGTGATATAG